The sequence below is a genomic window from Vigna radiata var. radiata cultivar VC1973A unplaced genomic scaffold, Vradiata_ver6 scaffold_7, whole genome shotgun sequence.
AAATGTTTGTACAAGTTACAGAACTTGGTCAATTCAAGCGACGCGGCATTAGCCACTATAATACAAGCTCTCTCGTTTCATCATTCTTGAGCACCTTCGTTGTTATTCGTTGCatgcttcttcttttcttgtttcGCAATCTTATGACATCAATTTTGGCTGCTACGGTTGCATATTATCATTACACATCTACACATATGTTGGTCTAGGGTTTATATGATGAACAAGCTGAGGCAATATGAACGTTTGTTCAAGCAGTTTGATGAGAATGGTGACGGGAAGATATCGGCGTCGGAGCTGAAAAAATGCGTGGAGGCGATGGGTGAGGAGTTGTCGGCTGAGGATGCGGCGGCGAGTGTGATTATGCTGGACGCGGACGGAGATGGGTTGGTGGGATTTGATGATTTTGTGAGGTTTGTGGAGGgagggaaagaagaagagaaagagaatgacCTAAGAGAAGCTTTTAAGATGTATGAGATGGATGAGAGTGGTTGCATCACACCCAGGAGTCTTAAAAGGATGCTTAGTAGATTGGGTGAATCCAGGACTATAGATGAGTGTCAAGTTATGATAGCTAGATTTGATCTTGATGGAGATGGGGTCCTCACATTCAATGAATTTAAGGTCATGATGTTGTAGTTAATGTACCTTTGTTACactatattcttttatttactaCATATATATTCAttgctttattattttaaatattcttcatttaaaaaatatgaaatacgAGATAGGAGAACAGTAAATTATTCTAACTTATAACTCAACATTACGGGGTTGTGTCTTATTAGAAGAATATGATATGAAGATGTAGATATTTATAGGATACCTTATTCAATGCATTGCCTCGTAAGCTTAATTTCTTAACCTCTAAAATCAAAGAGTGGTATATTTGGGtccaattttcaataaaatcgTAGTAGAAGTTTTTTCAAACGAATTCTAGTAAATTCGAAACGATTTCTCATTAAATTAGGCAACCAATTCTGATCCTAAAAAATTTGGCCGACAAATAACTTCTTTGGAGCCACGCATACTCATTGATTGTGTGACTGAATAACTACACTCCATCAACCATAAATAATGTAAAGACTCACAAAAACTCAAATAATTTTGAATGCTATGATAGTCATTCTTGTGTTCACTATGTATGTAAAATTTGTCCATTTATATCACGATTtggttctttttttcttttttggtttacaagtgcatattttaataattctcaATAGATGATAGacataatacaaaaataaaataaaatcaaagaactTGTGAAGTTGTTGCTTATGTTCTATGACAGACTTAGACAATGTAAATTTATAAGAGAATAATGACATAACGATACAATGATAGCAAAAGTTATATTCTCTTATGTAAGTCCCTCTTTTATAGCTTTCTTCGAGAGATAACTGTTACTAAGAGTTGATAGATTAGGTGGCTTCTCATAAGAAGATACATACTTTTCTACGTTTTGGGAAGAACAACATTGCTTTCACATTTAGAGCTTGTATGATTATTGATTGAAGTCTTACCCGAATCAAATTAATTTgcaattaaagtgcagtataaactaggaagtgactcctgttgtaataatatcatattattgcaaaagaaacgttTCTCCAACGGTAATATTCCAACAACCAAATTCTTAAGTACTGCAACggccaaattatttattgttttttattgtcttttattgattttattcttccctatctctataaatagagaactcttTCCTCATTCCTAAACACACCAAAGTTCATTCTTTGTCTTCTTCTCCTAaaattatcctgggtataaactctttacagagtttcttgctagttctgtgatccttgaatacatttcgagaagttcctgttgtatcttgggggacttgcgcaacacaccgcggataagtccttaaggacagtgatccacacgcctcaggaaatgcGGTTCGAGAATTTGGTCAGTATTTTTTTactacaatcttaaggacttatatTTTAGTCTCATTCAAAAAGCCAAAAAGGTACGaaaatctaacattttttttaattacttcgtaattgttatttttagttttgaatgcTTTGAAAGATGATTTCATGTTTCTGTTTTAATTGAGTGATCCag
It includes:
- the LOC106753873 gene encoding putative calcium-binding protein CML19; this translates as MMNKLRQYERLFKQFDENGDGKISASELKKCVEAMGEELSAEDAAASVIMLDADGDGLVGFDDFVRFVEGGKEEEKENDLREAFKMYEMDESGCITPRSLKRMLSRLGESRTIDECQVMIARFDLDGDGVLTFNEFKVMML